A single Nostoc cf. commune SO-36 DNA region contains:
- a CDS encoding heavy metal translocating P-type ATPase encodes MSSTTLPRFPSLLKDHPDAIASGVCAILVFLGWFTLNQGWLGLSFLILPAAYVIGGYKSAREGLTTLFREKELDVDLLMIVAALGAAALGLWQQEYYFIVDGAVLILIFAISGALERYAMQRTERSIRGLMSLTSDTARKLLNGQEQLIPVSELRIGDQVLVKPGELVPTDGVVIEGFSTLNQASITGESMPVEKVAGDQVFAGTINGNGALRLKIHQPPESSLIQRVIRLVEQAQTETPPSQQFIERFERVYAKVIVLMGILLATLPPFFLGWTWENTIYRALIFLVVASPCALMAATMPTLLSGVANGARNGILFKNGAQLEMIGRIKAIAFDKTGTLTTGKPQVVHVMTVEQAGDQLLQVAASLESLSEHPIGDAIVQAARKQQLKWTEATNVQAQAGQGITGDVAGKMAVVGKAAFVQTHANPCPDALTQQSQQWEQEGKTVVWVADTGRILGIIAVADIVRPTAKQAIANLKRLGIEQIAMLTGDNERTAQSIAQETGVDRVYAELLPEDKVEVIRRLQKQYPAVAMVGDGINDAPALAQASVGIAMGAAGSDVALETADIVLMADRLEKLEYAVRLGRRSQRIVKQNIVFALGFIVLLLIANFTGHMSLPLGVLGHEGSTVLVTLSGLRLLKN; translated from the coding sequence ATGTCTTCTACTACACTGCCTCGCTTTCCTTCCTTGCTGAAGGATCATCCAGACGCGATCGCCTCTGGGGTCTGTGCAATCCTCGTATTTCTTGGTTGGTTTACCCTCAACCAAGGGTGGCTGGGACTCAGCTTCCTGATTCTCCCGGCTGCCTATGTCATTGGGGGCTATAAAAGTGCGCGTGAGGGGTTAACGACGCTATTTCGAGAAAAAGAACTGGACGTAGACCTGCTGATGATTGTCGCAGCATTGGGGGCAGCGGCTTTAGGGCTTTGGCAACAAGAGTATTACTTCATCGTCGATGGGGCTGTGTTAATTCTGATCTTCGCGATCAGCGGCGCTCTCGAACGCTATGCGATGCAACGAACCGAGCGTAGTATTCGAGGACTGATGAGCCTTACCTCCGATACCGCCCGGAAACTGCTGAATGGGCAAGAACAACTAATCCCCGTTTCTGAGCTACGAATTGGGGATCAAGTCCTGGTTAAACCGGGAGAACTGGTTCCGACTGATGGTGTGGTAATTGAAGGATTCAGCACCCTCAACCAGGCTTCCATTACCGGAGAGTCGATGCCCGTTGAGAAAGTAGCGGGCGATCAAGTTTTTGCAGGCACCATCAATGGCAATGGAGCACTCAGACTCAAAATTCATCAGCCACCCGAAAGTAGCCTGATTCAGCGAGTGATTCGACTGGTGGAGCAGGCGCAAACAGAAACGCCGCCTTCCCAACAGTTCATTGAACGATTTGAGCGAGTCTACGCGAAGGTGATTGTGTTGATGGGTATTCTGCTCGCAACCCTACCTCCGTTCTTTCTGGGTTGGACTTGGGAGAATACAATTTATCGGGCGCTAATTTTTCTGGTGGTAGCTTCGCCCTGTGCGTTGATGGCAGCGACTATGCCCACACTGCTGTCGGGAGTTGCCAATGGCGCACGAAACGGAATTTTGTTCAAGAACGGTGCTCAACTGGAAATGATTGGACGGATCAAAGCGATCGCCTTTGATAAAACCGGAACCTTAACGACGGGCAAACCTCAAGTTGTCCACGTCATGACAGTCGAACAAGCAGGAGATCAGTTGCTCCAGGTCGCGGCATCTTTGGAAAGTTTGTCAGAGCATCCGATTGGAGACGCGATCGTTCAAGCGGCTCGGAAGCAACAGTTGAAATGGACTGAAGCCACTAATGTTCAAGCTCAAGCAGGACAGGGGATTACCGGAGATGTTGCAGGCAAAATGGCTGTAGTCGGTAAAGCTGCTTTTGTTCAAACTCATGCAAACCCTTGTCCAGATGCTCTAACTCAGCAAAGCCAACAGTGGGAACAGGAAGGCAAAACAGTGGTTTGGGTTGCTGATACCGGACGTATCCTCGGAATCATTGCCGTTGCCGATATTGTGCGACCGACAGCTAAACAAGCGATCGCAAACCTAAAACGCTTAGGGATTGAGCAGATTGCTATGTTGACAGGCGACAACGAACGAACGGCACAGAGCATCGCTCAAGAGACTGGAGTCGATCGCGTGTATGCCGAACTGTTGCCCGAAGATAAAGTTGAGGTAATTCGGCGGCTACAGAAGCAGTACCCGGCTGTTGCAATGGTAGGGGATGGGATTAACGATGCTCCAGCTTTGGCGCAGGCATCCGTGGGAATTGCGATGGGAGCCGCAGGCAGTGATGTGGCGCTGGAAACAGCAGACATTGTGTTAATGGCAGACCGCCTAGAAAAATTAGAGTATGCCGTTCGTCTGGGTCGTCGCTCTCAACGCATCGTCAAGCAGAATATTGTGTTTGCCCTTGGTTTCATTGTGCTGCTACTCATTGCCAACTTTACTGGACACATGAGTCTACCTCTAGGGGTTTTAGGTCACGAAGGATCTACCGTACTCGTGACACTCAGTGGTTTACGGTTGCTGAAGAATTGA
- a CDS encoding efflux RND transporter permease subunit: MLNSIVKWSIAQRWLIVIASILISLWGLRVITQMPLDVFPAFAPPQVEIQVEASGLAPEEIESLVTRPIESAINGTPGLESLRSSSAIGISAIKTVFSWDTEIYRARQLVTERLQGVKLPQGVEQPEILPVNSPLGWAVKYAFSSQSTDMMEVWRIVNWDVKNRLLAVPGVSNVFLYGGDERQYQVLVDPDKLKAYSVSLPEVTKAVQNANVNVPGGFLITPDQETLIRGIGRIESIDKLKRSVIKAVKGTPILLEQVAEVKIGPGLRRGDGLFQGKRAVILTVSKQPAADTPTVVKAVEAAMEEIKPGLPQDVKVTKTFDQDLFIEASIKNVEEALRDGIIIVSVILIIFLMNWRTVIISLSALPLSLLLGMIILSWTGQGINTMTLGGLVVAIGSVVDDAIVDMENVYRRLRENQIAGNPKNPLQVVFDGSVEVRVSVLFSTVIIAVVFAPIFVLSGVEGRIFTPMGMAYLLSILASTLVALTLTPALCALLLANQPLPSTETWLERKVHQFYRPALKFSIRRPQVILGVALAGFVASIIILPGLGKVFLPEFQDRSLVNSMVLLPGESLNATNQAALAVMDALKNDRRFDFIALRSGFAQGDPEVAGVNFGELDVQISEAGAKNRDKTVEVLRKEFEKLPGVATNIGGFISHRIDDILSGVRSAIAVKIYGPELKQLRTLGQQVQSAMSGIPGIVDLQLEPQIPVKQIQIQFDRDAAARYGLTVGELAETIETGLNGKAVSQVLEKQQTFNLVVWLQERYRNNLDVIGNLLVDTPNGQKIPLSQVAKVDYGTGPSTINRENVSRLIVVSANVSGKDLGSVIKDVRDRVKQIQLPGGYYVQFGGQFQAQEQATQTLIIAGGIAFAVISVLIYFAVKSIPATIMIMINLPLALIGGVISVSLSGGIISVASMVGFITLFGVATRNGLLLVDNYNNRLAEGIPLKQVIVDGSMERLVAILLTALSSALGMVPLVIGSGAGKEILQPLAVVVLGGLFTSTALTLLVLPALYSLFGRFLVPKKTTQIYDIKVTQGSVV, translated from the coding sequence ATGCTCAATTCCATTGTTAAATGGTCGATCGCGCAAAGGTGGCTAATCGTTATTGCCTCGATATTAATTAGTTTGTGGGGATTGCGCGTCATAACGCAAATGCCCCTCGACGTATTTCCTGCTTTCGCTCCGCCCCAAGTAGAAATTCAAGTTGAAGCTTCTGGTTTAGCACCAGAAGAAATTGAGTCTTTGGTGACTCGCCCAATTGAGAGCGCGATTAATGGCACACCTGGACTGGAATCGTTGCGGTCTTCATCTGCAATTGGGATTTCTGCTATTAAAACTGTCTTTAGCTGGGACACTGAGATATACCGTGCCCGTCAACTGGTAACAGAACGATTACAAGGGGTGAAACTGCCACAGGGAGTTGAACAGCCGGAAATCTTGCCTGTCAATTCGCCCTTGGGATGGGCTGTTAAATACGCTTTCTCCTCCCAAAGCACTGACATGATGGAGGTGTGGCGAATTGTCAACTGGGATGTGAAAAATCGCTTGCTGGCTGTACCAGGGGTGAGTAATGTATTTCTCTATGGTGGCGATGAACGGCAGTATCAAGTTTTAGTTGATCCAGACAAGCTCAAAGCCTATAGTGTATCCCTGCCAGAAGTTACCAAGGCAGTGCAGAATGCCAACGTCAATGTGCCGGGAGGATTTTTGATTACTCCTGATCAAGAAACCTTGATTCGGGGGATTGGGCGCATTGAGTCGATTGACAAGCTGAAGCGTTCGGTTATCAAAGCAGTTAAAGGCACACCCATATTACTAGAACAAGTCGCAGAGGTCAAAATTGGCCCAGGACTCAGACGAGGAGATGGACTATTTCAGGGCAAACGAGCAGTAATTTTAACTGTCTCTAAGCAGCCTGCGGCAGATACACCCACTGTAGTCAAAGCTGTAGAAGCAGCAATGGAAGAGATTAAGCCAGGGCTACCGCAGGATGTCAAGGTTACTAAAACCTTTGACCAAGATTTATTCATCGAAGCTTCAATCAAAAACGTTGAAGAAGCACTGCGCGATGGCATCATTATTGTTTCAGTCATCCTGATTATTTTCCTGATGAACTGGCGCACGGTAATTATTAGTCTTAGCGCCCTACCTCTGTCATTACTGTTAGGCATGATTATTCTTAGCTGGACTGGACAGGGCATTAATACAATGACCTTGGGTGGACTGGTAGTTGCAATTGGTTCAGTGGTGGATGATGCGATCGTTGATATGGAAAACGTCTACCGCCGATTAAGGGAAAACCAAATAGCAGGAAACCCGAAAAATCCTTTACAAGTAGTGTTTGACGGCTCAGTAGAGGTGCGCGTCAGTGTTTTATTCTCGACAGTCATTATCGCAGTAGTCTTTGCTCCAATTTTTGTCCTGTCTGGGGTAGAAGGTCGCATTTTCACACCGATGGGAATGGCGTATTTGCTATCGATTCTCGCTTCTACCTTAGTTGCATTAACGCTGACTCCAGCATTATGTGCCTTGTTGCTGGCAAATCAACCTTTACCCAGTACAGAGACTTGGCTAGAGCGCAAAGTACATCAATTTTATCGTCCAGCGTTGAAGTTCTCGATTCGCCGTCCCCAGGTAATTTTGGGAGTTGCGCTTGCGGGCTTTGTTGCTTCCATAATTATTCTACCTGGGTTGGGAAAAGTCTTTCTACCAGAATTTCAAGACCGTTCTTTGGTCAATTCAATGGTTCTTTTACCTGGTGAATCTCTGAATGCAACTAACCAAGCAGCTTTAGCGGTGATGGATGCGCTCAAAAACGATCGCCGTTTCGATTTCATTGCGTTGCGATCTGGATTTGCTCAAGGAGATCCAGAAGTAGCAGGGGTCAACTTTGGCGAGTTGGATGTGCAGATTAGCGAAGCCGGAGCGAAAAATCGGGACAAGACTGTTGAAGTACTCCGCAAAGAGTTTGAAAAACTTCCTGGTGTGGCGACTAATATTGGTGGATTTATCTCACACCGCATAGATGATATTCTCTCAGGTGTGAGGAGTGCGATCGCAGTCAAAATTTACGGCCCCGAACTCAAACAACTCCGCACCCTTGGTCAACAGGTACAATCCGCGATGAGTGGTATTCCTGGCATTGTGGATCTGCAACTCGAACCCCAAATCCCAGTCAAACAAATTCAAATTCAGTTTGACCGCGATGCAGCAGCACGTTATGGACTAACCGTGGGGGAACTGGCAGAAACAATTGAGACTGGGCTAAATGGCAAAGCAGTTTCTCAAGTGTTGGAGAAGCAACAAACGTTTAATCTGGTCGTGTGGTTGCAAGAGCGCTATCGTAATAATTTAGATGTAATTGGCAATTTGTTGGTAGATACACCCAACGGGCAGAAAATCCCTTTATCCCAGGTTGCCAAAGTTGATTATGGCACGGGGCCAAGTACCATTAATCGTGAAAATGTTTCCCGGCTGATTGTGGTTTCTGCCAACGTTTCTGGAAAGGATTTGGGTTCTGTAATTAAAGATGTACGCGATCGCGTTAAACAAATTCAACTGCCTGGAGGATACTATGTCCAATTTGGCGGACAGTTTCAAGCACAGGAACAAGCCACGCAGACATTAATTATTGCAGGTGGAATTGCTTTTGCAGTGATTTCCGTACTGATTTACTTTGCCGTCAAGTCAATTCCTGCCACAATCATGATTATGATTAACTTGCCACTGGCATTAATTGGTGGTGTCATCTCTGTGTCCTTGAGTGGTGGTATTATTTCCGTTGCTTCGATGGTTGGTTTTATCACTCTATTTGGTGTAGCTACCCGTAACGGATTGTTGTTAGTGGATAACTATAATAATCGTCTTGCTGAGGGAATACCACTCAAACAAGTAATTGTTGATGGTTCGATGGAAAGATTAGTAGCGATTCTCCTCACAGCACTTTCGTCAGCGCTAGGTATGGTTCCCCTAGTAATTGGTTCTGGTGCAGGTAAAGAAATTTTGCAACCTTTGGCTGTGGTAGTGTTAGGAGGCTTATTTACTTCCACTGCTTTAACATTATTAGTTTTGCCGGCTTTATATTCGCTATTTGGGAGATTTTTAGTTCCAAAAAAGACTACACAGATATACGATATCAAAGTTACTCAAGGTTCAGTTGTATGA